One part of the Herbiconiux aconitum genome encodes these proteins:
- a CDS encoding alpha/beta hydrolase, with translation MLEIDKEMLAALAPLGAAMPPEAPAVGDWRTRRANIDGLYGFLAAGASGDHRDITTMDLSTTSADGHDVPLRLYRPQGDTKALVVYFHGGGLIAGSVDGYDHVHRRYAAEAGVTVVAVDYRLAPDAPYPAALEDGVAAVRWASEHVAEHAPGTAVAVMGDSAGGGLAAAVAVVCRDRGIGPVAAQLLIYPMLDDRTVGTTPAVEPFLTWSVGDNVTGWTAYLGDAYGTDAVPALAAAARTEELAGLPAAYVEVGQLDLFCVETVAYATRLMGSAVPVHLVVRPGAFHGFDQFAGESHAARAAIADRVVFLQHL, from the coding sequence ATGCTCGAAATCGACAAGGAAATGCTCGCCGCCCTCGCGCCACTCGGCGCCGCGATGCCGCCCGAGGCTCCCGCAGTGGGGGACTGGCGCACGCGCCGCGCCAACATCGACGGTCTCTACGGCTTCCTGGCCGCCGGAGCATCCGGTGATCACCGCGACATCACGACGATGGACCTCAGCACGACTTCAGCCGACGGCCACGATGTACCGCTGCGACTGTACCGCCCGCAGGGCGACACGAAGGCGCTCGTCGTCTACTTCCATGGCGGTGGCCTCATCGCCGGCTCGGTCGACGGATACGACCACGTTCACCGTCGCTACGCTGCAGAAGCCGGGGTCACGGTGGTCGCGGTCGACTACCGTCTGGCGCCCGACGCTCCGTACCCCGCAGCGCTCGAGGACGGCGTCGCGGCCGTGAGGTGGGCGAGCGAGCATGTCGCCGAGCATGCACCGGGCACGGCGGTGGCGGTGATGGGTGACTCGGCTGGCGGAGGTCTCGCAGCGGCGGTAGCTGTAGTGTGCCGCGATCGCGGCATCGGACCGGTCGCCGCGCAACTCCTGATCTATCCGATGCTCGACGACCGCACTGTCGGCACCACCCCGGCGGTCGAACCCTTCTTGACCTGGTCCGTGGGCGACAACGTCACCGGGTGGACGGCGTACCTCGGTGATGCTTATGGCACGGACGCGGTGCCGGCACTCGCGGCCGCGGCACGCACCGAGGAGCTGGCCGGCCTTCCCGCTGCCTACGTCGAAGTCGGCCAGCTCGACCTGTTCTGTGTGGAGACCGTCGCCTATGCGACGCGACTCATGGGGAGCGCCGTGCCGGTTCATCTCGTCGTGCGTCCGGGGGCATTCCACGGCTTCGACCAGTTCGCGGGCGAATCGCACGCCGCACGAGCGGCAATCGCTGACCGCGTGGTGTTCCTGCAGCATCTCTGA
- a CDS encoding SDR family NAD(P)-dependent oxidoreductase encodes MVSGRNEERGSIVVDEIRADGGTADFVRADLLGAASAADLAAEATEAAGGRIDILVNNAAIGAGGPTAGFDESTFEAVLGTNVTAPFYLVSHLAPGMVARGGGSIVNVSTLAAHIALPGLAVYGASKAAVDLLTKSWAAEYGSAGVRVNSVSPGPTRTPGSEAGLGEGLAQLAAQSPLGFVAEADDIAAVISFLASDDARFVSGELIHVNGGRTAV; translated from the coding sequence ATCGTCTCCGGACGCAACGAGGAACGAGGGTCAATCGTCGTCGACGAGATCCGCGCCGACGGCGGCACGGCAGACTTCGTGCGCGCGGACCTGCTGGGCGCCGCCTCGGCGGCCGACCTCGCCGCGGAGGCGACCGAGGCCGCAGGAGGAAGGATCGACATCCTCGTGAACAACGCGGCGATCGGAGCCGGCGGACCGACGGCCGGATTCGACGAATCGACCTTCGAGGCCGTGCTCGGCACTAACGTGACCGCCCCGTTCTACCTGGTTTCCCACCTGGCACCCGGGATGGTCGCGCGCGGAGGCGGCTCGATCGTGAACGTCTCCACCCTCGCCGCGCACATCGCGCTCCCTGGGCTGGCTGTGTACGGCGCCAGCAAGGCGGCCGTGGACCTTCTCACCAAGAGTTGGGCGGCCGAATACGGAAGCGCCGGCGTCCGCGTCAACTCTGTCAGCCCGGGCCCGACCCGCACGCCGGGCAGCGAGGCGGGACTCGGAGAAGGCCTGGCACAGCTCGCTGCACAGTCCCCATTGGGCTTCGTTGCCGAAGCGGATGACATCGCCGCGGTCATCTCTTTCCTCGCCAGCGATGACGCCCGCTTCGTCAGCGGCGAACTGATTCACGTCAACGGCGGGCGCACGGCGGTGTGA
- a CDS encoding TetR/AcrR family transcriptional regulator, with amino-acid sequence MNVDASSRTPQLRRDAALNRERILLAARESFAENGIDASLEQIAKSGGVAIGTLYRHFPQRIDLILAAFDDKFALFMQTADLALTADDPWLGLSQFLETLCAMQADDRGFNDFVSMRFPANRETEVLHDRVCDVMARILTRAQDAGLVRPELTIGDLIAVTWANARIIEATTGIAPRAWRRQLLLMLDSFRFRGEEPLAEPALTDEQLYAAMARLGRA; translated from the coding sequence ATGAACGTCGATGCGAGCAGCCGGACTCCGCAGTTGCGACGAGACGCCGCTCTCAATCGGGAGCGAATCCTGCTCGCTGCCCGCGAGTCTTTTGCCGAGAACGGTATCGACGCGTCGCTCGAGCAGATTGCCAAGAGTGGGGGAGTGGCGATCGGAACCCTGTATCGCCATTTCCCGCAGCGGATCGATTTGATCCTGGCGGCGTTCGACGACAAGTTCGCGCTCTTCATGCAGACCGCCGACCTGGCACTGACGGCCGACGACCCATGGCTCGGACTGAGTCAGTTCCTCGAAACACTGTGCGCCATGCAAGCGGATGATCGCGGGTTCAACGACTTCGTGTCGATGCGATTTCCCGCCAATCGGGAGACCGAGGTTCTGCATGACCGGGTGTGCGACGTGATGGCCCGCATCCTCACCCGCGCTCAGGACGCGGGACTGGTTCGCCCGGAACTCACGATCGGCGACCTGATCGCTGTGACCTGGGCGAACGCTCGCATCATCGAAGCGACGACGGGAATTGCACCGAGAGCCTGGCGCCGGCAGCTCCTGCTGATGCTTGATTCTTTCCGGTTCCGCGGGGAGGAACCCCTCGCTGAGCCTGCGCTCACCGACGAGCAGCTCTACGCTGCGATGGCGAGACTCGGTCGGGCGTGA
- a CDS encoding SDR family NAD(P)-dependent oxidoreductase, which translates to MAATARSITSLNSVVERFGDLVLPLELDVTDEMAVHQAIDAVEERFGGIDILVNNAGQAVMGAVEEVSTAQAREQMEVNYFGALSATQAVLPRMRERRSGRIIQISSMGGVVSLPTMGSYHATKWALEALSQALAGEVAEYGIHVTLVEPLTFPTELGSGAPQMPEYDSARAGVMAGFAGSGIGPGDPAAAGKALLAIADADNPPLRVLFGANGLALIRPEFERRLALWEQWDDIAQLSQGAPSA; encoded by the coding sequence GTGGCCGCCACCGCCCGCTCGATCACGTCGCTGAATTCGGTCGTGGAGCGCTTCGGAGACCTGGTCCTCCCCCTTGAGCTCGACGTGACCGATGAGATGGCGGTGCATCAGGCCATCGATGCCGTCGAAGAACGGTTCGGCGGCATCGACATCCTGGTCAACAACGCAGGCCAGGCCGTGATGGGCGCGGTGGAGGAGGTCTCAACCGCACAGGCCCGTGAGCAGATGGAGGTCAACTACTTCGGCGCCCTCTCCGCAACGCAGGCTGTGCTGCCACGCATGCGGGAGCGCCGAAGCGGTCGGATCATCCAGATCTCGTCCATGGGCGGCGTGGTGTCCCTGCCCACCATGGGGAGCTACCACGCGACGAAGTGGGCACTGGAAGCTCTGAGCCAGGCCCTGGCAGGCGAAGTGGCCGAATACGGCATCCACGTGACGCTCGTAGAGCCGCTCACGTTCCCGACGGAGCTCGGCTCGGGCGCCCCACAGATGCCCGAGTACGACAGCGCCCGGGCGGGGGTCATGGCCGGCTTCGCCGGCAGCGGCATCGGTCCGGGCGACCCGGCAGCGGCCGGAAAGGCCCTGCTCGCCATTGCCGATGCCGACAACCCTCCCCTGCGGGTGCTGTTCGGTGCGAACGGTCTCGCACTCATCCGCCCGGAATTCGAGCGCCGGCTCGCTCTCTGGGAGCAATGGGATGACATCGCTCAGCTCTCGCAGGGAGCTCCTTCGGCCTGA
- a CDS encoding TetR/AcrR family transcriptional regulator, producing MIERAVAATRSPRGSPVRTRNRAALIAAGAEMFDTAGLMPTLDDVARHAGVGVGTAYRHFPNKYVLAQAVFAETMRSMLETAERTAQIEDAAAGFAAFFEAVLEPQASKRALGPLLRGAPNSGPDAGEVQTRIGRCVQALLRRGREQHTIRTDVTATDIGVLMAAMAHIIDTFGAAEPQLWRRLLPVLLDGIRADAPTPLVGRPLEMSAFLNGLAAQH from the coding sequence GTGATCGAGCGGGCGGTGGCGGCCACTCGATCACCACGCGGTTCTCCGGTACGCACGCGGAACCGCGCTGCACTGATCGCGGCCGGAGCTGAAATGTTCGACACGGCCGGATTGATGCCGACTCTCGACGACGTGGCTCGGCACGCCGGCGTCGGGGTCGGCACCGCCTACCGCCACTTTCCCAATAAGTACGTTCTGGCGCAGGCCGTGTTCGCGGAGACGATGCGGTCGATGCTCGAGACCGCAGAACGCACGGCACAAATCGAGGATGCGGCAGCAGGGTTCGCGGCGTTCTTCGAAGCCGTGCTCGAACCGCAGGCGAGCAAGCGCGCTCTCGGTCCGCTCCTCAGGGGCGCTCCGAACTCCGGACCGGACGCCGGCGAGGTCCAGACCCGGATCGGGCGCTGCGTCCAGGCGTTACTGCGGCGCGGTCGCGAGCAGCACACGATCCGCACCGATGTGACGGCCACCGATATCGGCGTCCTGATGGCGGCCATGGCCCACATCATCGACACTTTCGGCGCTGCAGAGCCGCAGCTCTGGCGACGCCTGCTGCCCGTCCTTCTTGACGGCATCCGGGCGGATGCCCCCACGCCGCTCGTCGGTCGGCCTCTGGAGATGTCCGCGTTTCTCAATGGGCTCGCCGCACAGCACTGA
- a CDS encoding GNAT family N-acetyltransferase, giving the protein MTGALSIRPMQSSDWPEIEEIYRAGIATGNATFEAEPPSWEHFNSGKLDVGRLVAVDDAGTVLGWVAASAVSSREVYRGVVEHSVYIAPAAANRGIGRQLVEAFIAATERAGIWTIQSSIFPENTASLALHDRAGFRRIGTRERIALMTYGPWTGQWRDTVLIERRSAGSPF; this is encoded by the coding sequence ATGACCGGCGCGCTCAGCATCCGACCGATGCAGAGCTCGGATTGGCCGGAGATCGAGGAGATCTACCGCGCCGGGATCGCCACGGGCAACGCCACCTTCGAGGCGGAACCGCCGAGCTGGGAGCATTTCAACTCCGGCAAGCTGGATGTGGGCCGACTGGTCGCCGTCGACGACGCCGGCACCGTTCTCGGCTGGGTCGCCGCCTCGGCGGTGTCGTCCCGCGAGGTCTATCGCGGCGTGGTCGAGCACTCCGTGTACATCGCTCCGGCCGCCGCAAACCGAGGCATCGGGCGCCAACTCGTCGAGGCCTTCATCGCCGCCACGGAAAGGGCGGGTATCTGGACGATCCAGTCGAGCATCTTCCCCGAGAACACGGCCAGCCTTGCGCTGCACGACCGGGCCGGGTTCCGCCGGATCGGCACGCGCGAGCGCATCGCGCTGATGACCTACGGCCCGTGGACCGGGCAGTGGCGAGACACCGTCCTCATCGAACGCCGTTCCGCCGGTTCCCCCTTCTAG
- a CDS encoding ArsR/SmtB family transcription factor: MTIASPLLTTDAAACCTPVTGGVLTVDEAERIAHTFKALGDPTRVRLLSLIAASQGGEACICDLTEPVGLSQPTVSHHMKLLVDAGLAVREQRGRWAYYRVVDDALDRAAQALRS, translated from the coding sequence ATGACGATCGCCTCCCCCTTGCTGACCACGGACGCAGCCGCCTGCTGCACCCCCGTCACCGGCGGGGTGCTCACCGTCGATGAGGCGGAGCGCATCGCCCACACGTTCAAGGCGCTCGGTGACCCCACACGGGTTCGCCTGCTCTCGCTGATCGCGGCGAGCCAGGGCGGAGAGGCGTGCATCTGCGACCTCACCGAGCCCGTCGGATTGTCGCAGCCGACCGTCTCGCACCACATGAAACTGCTCGTCGATGCCGGCCTCGCCGTGCGCGAGCAGCGTGGCCGCTGGGCCTACTACCGAGTCGTCGACGATGCCCTCGACCGGGCGGCCCAAGCCCTCCGTTCATGA
- a CDS encoding NAD(P)-binding domain-containing protein, with amino-acid sequence MQNELPVAVIGAGPQGLAAAAHLVERNQPVVVLEAGESAASAVSQWGHVRLFSEWSELVDKAAARLLEPAGWEAPPMGYPTGAQWISAYLAPLAAELGDRIRYGSRVVGVSRRGRDRLVDAGRAEQPFTVHIEASDGTEYRVEARAVIDASGTWSTPNPAGADGLPALGERAVAELLDYRIPDYRMRTQYEGKHSVVVGSGHSAVTAVIALGRIARRDPTTKVTWVLRRGTVGNTFGGGSADELPARGQLGITAKELVDAGLIDVVTGFRVSKIARDGDLVLLTSEDGRTLPAADHVAVLTGFRPDLSFLSELRLELDATLQAPVRIAAEVDPNIHSCGSVAATGAADLAQPEPDFYLIGAKSYGRAPTFLAMTGYEQVRSVVAELAGDHEAAARVELVLPDTGVCGGAGLFDATGTAVGGSCCALPERQVIQLGRAPASV; translated from the coding sequence GTGCAGAACGAACTTCCTGTCGCCGTGATCGGTGCCGGCCCCCAGGGGTTGGCCGCCGCCGCGCACCTGGTCGAGCGCAACCAGCCGGTGGTGGTTCTCGAGGCCGGCGAGAGCGCGGCTTCAGCGGTGTCGCAGTGGGGGCACGTGCGACTGTTCTCGGAGTGGAGCGAGCTGGTCGACAAGGCAGCGGCGCGCTTGCTCGAGCCCGCAGGCTGGGAAGCGCCCCCCATGGGCTACCCGACCGGCGCGCAGTGGATCAGCGCCTACCTCGCCCCGCTCGCCGCCGAGCTGGGCGACCGCATCCGCTACGGATCACGGGTCGTGGGCGTCTCCCGGCGCGGTCGCGACCGTCTGGTCGACGCTGGTCGGGCGGAGCAGCCTTTCACCGTGCACATCGAAGCGTCTGACGGAACCGAGTACCGGGTGGAAGCGCGTGCCGTCATCGACGCATCCGGCACCTGGTCGACTCCGAACCCGGCCGGCGCCGACGGCCTTCCTGCGCTGGGGGAGCGGGCGGTCGCGGAGCTGCTGGACTACCGCATCCCGGACTACCGGATGCGCACGCAGTACGAGGGCAAGCACAGCGTCGTCGTGGGTTCCGGTCACTCGGCCGTGACGGCCGTCATCGCCCTGGGCCGGATCGCCCGCCGCGACCCGACGACGAAGGTCACCTGGGTGCTGCGCCGCGGCACCGTCGGCAACACCTTCGGGGGAGGGTCAGCAGACGAGTTGCCCGCGCGCGGCCAACTCGGCATCACTGCGAAAGAACTCGTCGACGCGGGCCTGATCGACGTGGTGACCGGATTCCGGGTCTCGAAGATCGCTCGGGACGGCGACCTGGTGCTCCTCACGAGCGAAGACGGCCGCACCCTTCCAGCGGCCGATCACGTCGCCGTACTGACCGGGTTCCGGCCCGATCTGTCGTTCCTGTCGGAGCTGCGGCTGGAGCTGGATGCGACCCTGCAGGCTCCGGTGCGGATCGCGGCCGAGGTCGACCCCAACATCCATTCCTGCGGCTCCGTAGCCGCGACCGGCGCGGCCGACCTCGCCCAGCCCGAGCCCGATTTCTACCTGATCGGCGCCAAGTCTTACGGACGCGCACCCACGTTCCTGGCGATGACCGGGTACGAGCAGGTGCGTTCTGTCGTGGCGGAGCTGGCCGGCGACCACGAGGCCGCGGCACGCGTCGAGCTGGTGCTTCCTGACACGGGGGTGTGCGGGGGAGCGGGCCTGTTCGATGCCACCGGCACGGCGGTCGGCGGGAGCTGCTGCGCTCTGCCGGAGCGACAGGTCATCCAGCTCGGCCGCGCGCCCGCCAGTGTGTAG
- a CDS encoding ACT domain-containing protein codes for MSGADHQTLRVLEGRYVLERLSGAEAVGDDEVLAIVRGPDGGARMRRNDATVEAWVALWNGDAAHPPDATGMCAAIVAPLAAGGVPVWVAASFDGDIVLIPGDSIGLATELLQKAGHRVTGASGQSL; via the coding sequence GTGTCGGGCGCGGATCATCAGACATTGCGGGTACTCGAGGGCCGGTACGTGCTCGAGCGGCTTTCGGGTGCCGAAGCCGTCGGCGATGACGAGGTGCTCGCCATTGTGCGAGGGCCGGATGGCGGAGCTCGCATGCGTCGCAATGATGCGACGGTGGAGGCGTGGGTGGCGCTGTGGAATGGCGACGCCGCCCATCCGCCGGACGCGACTGGCATGTGCGCCGCGATCGTTGCGCCGCTCGCGGCGGGTGGCGTGCCCGTCTGGGTCGCGGCGAGCTTCGACGGCGACATCGTCTTGATCCCCGGCGACAGTATCGGCCTGGCCACTGAACTGCTGCAGAAGGCGGGCCACCGCGTGACCGGAGCATCGGGTCAGTCTCTCTGA
- a CDS encoding TetR/AcrR family transcriptional regulator → MSPQTEGAEPTITKTEAKRRQMIDAALTVFVTNGYVGTSTDQLAAAAAVSKQTLYKTFGDKEGVFAALIHHAADGIRDPFAPLLDTMREAATAEEALRLLATQFTRSILNPHVQQLRRLVIAEATRFPELGLLFWERGFVRVSESVGRCLQILDERQLLAIPDLRIAVEHFAGMLLWIPSNRIMFAGAALPVTEDELDRIITAGSNAFLRAYQRD, encoded by the coding sequence ATGAGTCCGCAGACAGAAGGCGCCGAGCCGACGATCACCAAGACCGAAGCGAAGCGCCGGCAGATGATCGACGCAGCGCTCACCGTGTTCGTGACGAACGGCTACGTGGGCACGTCGACCGACCAGCTCGCTGCAGCGGCCGCCGTCTCCAAGCAGACCCTCTACAAGACCTTCGGAGACAAGGAGGGCGTGTTCGCCGCTCTCATCCACCACGCGGCTGACGGCATCCGCGATCCGTTCGCCCCGCTGCTGGACACCATGCGGGAGGCGGCGACGGCCGAGGAGGCCTTGCGGCTGCTCGCCACTCAGTTCACCCGCTCGATCCTGAACCCCCATGTGCAGCAATTGCGGCGCCTCGTGATCGCCGAGGCCACCCGTTTTCCCGAACTGGGCCTGTTGTTCTGGGAGCGGGGATTCGTGCGGGTGTCCGAGTCGGTCGGCCGCTGCCTGCAGATCCTCGACGAGCGGCAGCTGTTGGCGATCCCCGACCTACGAATTGCGGTCGAGCACTTCGCGGGCATGCTGCTGTGGATTCCGAGCAACCGGATCATGTTCGCCGGCGCAGCCCTCCCGGTGACCGAGGACGAACTCGATCGGATCATCACCGCCGGCAGCAACGCCTTCCTGCGCGCGTATCAGAGAGACTGA
- a CDS encoding DUF4287 domain-containing protein — MSFQAYLDTIEDKTGLTPRQLLDIADSKGLSDPDVKAGQILDWLKTDYALGRGHGMALVHVIKKGPRIDKKHVGTTGTHRDESEILWLEGKASKPA; from the coding sequence GTGTCATTCCAGGCCTACCTCGACACGATCGAAGACAAGACCGGCCTCACCCCACGCCAGTTGCTCGACATCGCCGACAGCAAGGGGCTCAGCGACCCGGACGTGAAGGCCGGCCAGATCCTCGACTGGCTGAAGACCGACTACGCACTCGGACGAGGCCACGGCATGGCCCTCGTGCACGTCATCAAGAAGGGTCCTCGCATCGACAAGAAGCACGTCGGCACGACCGGCACCCACCGCGACGAATCCGAGATCCTCTGGCTCGAGGGAAAGGCGAGCAAGCCCGCATGA
- a CDS encoding cupin domain-containing protein, with protein MMTVTHREQLRQNRTGTALFVGADHGSGVSVFWVDTAPGGGPDTHWHPYTETWFVLKGEAMIVGDGRELRAGPGAIVTVTANTRHQFRSVGVENLEMVCIHASPQVIQEFASEAPDN; from the coding sequence ATGATGACCGTCACCCATCGCGAGCAACTCCGGCAGAACCGCACCGGAACCGCCCTGTTCGTCGGTGCCGATCACGGCTCGGGCGTCTCCGTGTTCTGGGTCGACACTGCGCCCGGCGGCGGCCCCGACACCCACTGGCACCCGTACACCGAGACCTGGTTCGTGCTCAAGGGCGAGGCGATGATCGTGGGCGACGGAAGAGAGCTCCGCGCCGGCCCGGGCGCCATCGTCACCGTCACCGCGAACACGCGGCACCAGTTCCGCAGCGTCGGCGTCGAGAACCTCGAGATGGTCTGCATCCACGCGTCACCCCAGGTCATTCAGGAGTTCGCCTCGGAGGCTCCGGACAACTAG
- a CDS encoding aldo/keto reductase has protein sequence MVTPMPRRLFDGLPPVHPIGFGAMQLTGPQVWGPYPDQDKAIALLRSLLDEGVNFIDTADVYGPHTNEELIRDALYPYPDDLIIASKGGFVRGGPDYSSLGWVGNPKYLRQALTGSLRRLRLERMPLYYLHSGYATDAPFADQVGELKAMQEEGLILHIGLSNVTAEQFAEARRIVPIAAVTALYNVGNRSGSALLRASEETGAVFSPWHPVSLSDGGDNVDRVRQTMEAIARAHDASARQIALAWLLSRSQNILPIPGTTDLLHLRDNVAAAAIELSADEIAQISALSPEV, from the coding sequence ATGGTCACGCCGATGCCCCGCCGTCTGTTCGATGGGCTGCCACCCGTGCATCCCATCGGTTTCGGGGCGATGCAACTCACCGGCCCTCAGGTCTGGGGCCCGTATCCCGATCAGGACAAGGCGATCGCGCTCCTTCGATCGCTGCTCGACGAGGGCGTGAATTTCATCGACACGGCCGATGTCTACGGACCACACACGAACGAAGAACTCATCCGCGACGCCTTGTATCCCTATCCCGACGACCTGATCATCGCCAGCAAGGGCGGGTTCGTGCGCGGTGGACCCGACTATTCGTCACTGGGCTGGGTGGGAAACCCGAAATACCTGCGGCAGGCGTTGACCGGAAGCCTTCGACGACTCCGGCTCGAGCGGATGCCGCTGTACTACCTCCACAGCGGCTACGCCACCGACGCTCCGTTCGCCGATCAGGTCGGGGAATTGAAGGCGATGCAGGAGGAGGGTCTCATCCTGCACATCGGCCTGTCGAACGTGACAGCGGAGCAGTTCGCCGAGGCGCGCCGGATCGTGCCGATCGCTGCAGTGACCGCGTTGTACAACGTCGGGAATCGGTCTGGCAGCGCGCTTCTTCGCGCTAGCGAGGAGACAGGAGCCGTCTTCTCACCGTGGCACCCGGTGAGTCTGTCCGACGGCGGCGACAACGTGGACCGGGTTCGCCAGACGATGGAGGCGATCGCTCGCGCCCACGACGCATCAGCGCGTCAGATCGCTCTGGCGTGGCTTCTCAGTCGTTCTCAGAACATCCTGCCGATTCCCGGCACGACGGATCTCCTGCATCTTCGCGACAACGTCGCGGCGGCCGCCATCGAATTGAGCGCGGACGAGATCGCCCAGATCTCCGCCTTGTCTCCGGAGGTATAA
- a CDS encoding MBL fold metallo-hydrolase, whose translation MPEELRYEVMTQRREGLTRDLPAGNDEWRWVANTSTLIWGENDAVLVDTFATIEQNAHLIEWIRSHGKNLTAVYLTHGHGDHAFGVGQLRAAFPAARILATAGTLAALTIQTTPAWLDDFWGKLFPGQIPDVELPDVLETGRFELEGHELRVIEAGETDTAGTTSLWVPDLGLVVAGDVVYNATHPYLAETTPDIRLNWVAALGRLKALQPRAVVSGHKQPQNGDSPDDIEATVRYFHDVVQIAARTSDALDFYRQLLAKQPSRANVGSAWSTAKLLKGAPATAPVD comes from the coding sequence ATGCCTGAAGAATTGCGCTACGAGGTGATGACCCAGCGTCGAGAGGGGCTGACGCGTGACCTGCCCGCCGGCAACGACGAGTGGCGTTGGGTGGCGAACACGTCGACACTCATCTGGGGCGAGAACGATGCGGTGCTGGTGGACACCTTCGCGACGATCGAGCAGAACGCCCATCTGATCGAGTGGATACGCAGTCACGGCAAGAACCTGACGGCCGTGTACCTGACGCACGGGCACGGCGATCACGCTTTCGGTGTCGGTCAGCTGCGGGCTGCGTTCCCGGCCGCGCGCATCCTCGCGACTGCTGGCACTCTGGCCGCGCTCACGATCCAGACCACACCGGCGTGGCTCGATGATTTCTGGGGCAAGCTCTTCCCGGGCCAGATCCCGGATGTCGAGTTGCCCGACGTTCTCGAGACGGGTCGTTTCGAGCTCGAGGGGCATGAGTTGCGGGTGATCGAGGCGGGGGAGACCGACACCGCCGGAACCACGTCGCTCTGGGTGCCCGACCTCGGTCTGGTCGTGGCGGGAGACGTCGTCTACAACGCCACCCATCCTTACCTCGCGGAGACGACCCCGGACATCCGGTTGAACTGGGTCGCTGCGCTGGGTCGGTTGAAGGCCCTGCAGCCACGCGCTGTCGTGAGCGGGCACAAGCAGCCGCAGAACGGTGATTCCCCGGATGACATCGAAGCGACCGTGCGGTATTTCCACGACGTGGTGCAGATCGCTGCACGCACGTCCGACGCGCTCGACTTCTATAGGCAGTTGCTGGCCAAGCAGCCAAGCCGCGCGAACGTGGGCTCGGCCTGGTCGACCGCGAAGCTGCTCAAGGGCGCCCCGGCCACTGCGCCGGTCGACTGA
- a CDS encoding TetR/AcrR family transcriptional regulator, with amino-acid sequence MKTAAKATYHHGDLKAALEDAALELVAEKGPQSFTLAEASRRAGVSVAAPYKHYADRESLLAALAVRGYHEGRRVISAARLEIGAAARLERFASEYVRFAAEERALFNVVHHAGLDRSKYPAIVAAGEKGYLELLELTRDVRETEAEAASVLNSVMVIAQGVAVFLVDSFRDPSSEQIAQSMLEAKRLTRLVVTHQDWGSAAPFLVDTTS; translated from the coding sequence GTGAAAACCGCGGCCAAGGCGACCTATCACCACGGCGACCTGAAGGCGGCTCTGGAGGATGCTGCGCTCGAGCTCGTGGCCGAGAAGGGGCCCCAATCGTTCACTCTCGCCGAGGCGAGTCGACGCGCGGGGGTCAGCGTGGCAGCGCCCTACAAGCACTATGCCGACCGCGAGTCCCTCCTGGCGGCGCTCGCCGTGCGCGGATACCACGAGGGGCGGCGCGTGATCAGCGCGGCGCGGCTGGAGATCGGAGCAGCCGCTCGCCTGGAGCGGTTCGCCTCGGAGTACGTGCGATTCGCGGCCGAGGAGCGCGCTCTCTTCAATGTCGTGCACCATGCGGGACTCGACCGATCGAAGTATCCGGCGATCGTGGCCGCGGGGGAGAAGGGCTACCTCGAGCTCCTCGAGCTCACCCGCGATGTTCGCGAAACGGAGGCGGAGGCGGCGAGTGTGCTGAACTCCGTGATGGTCATCGCCCAAGGGGTCGCCGTGTTCTTGGTCGACTCCTTCCGCGATCCCAGCTCGGAGCAGATCGCGCAATCGATGCTCGAGGCCAAGCGGTTGACCAGGCTCGTCGTGACCCATCAGGACTGGGGATCGGCCGCTCCGTTCCTCGTTGACACGACTTCGTAA